GTGTGCCACCAAATTGGACGCTCCTTGGTTGACAGCTGTCAAGAAAGAAGAACTTCAATCCCTGCTCCAGGAATATGCTCTGGATAGACACTTTTTGGATCTGTTCTACCTGCTGCGCATGTCCTTTGCTCCGGTGCTGGAGAGTCTAATTCTCCTGGATCGCCTGCTCTACCTCAAGGAACTTGGTTATGAACATAGCTATTTGATAGATTTATTTGATCCCGTCATTTCGCCCAGGCATTTTGCAATTGTTTCTATAAAGCGGCAAACGCAACCATAATGGCATTTACAAATGCATCAAAAGTTTGACGGAGAAGCCGGTtgtgtttaattatttttagattATTAGCATGCAATACTTTTCATATCGTCTACGTATTGCGTTAACGCTTTTAAAAATCTAACTAGACCATAGCACACAAAATGTAAATAAGATTGTTGAAACTAAGAATCATTATAATAAATGTAATCATGACTTGTAATTATTTTAGAATCCCTCTGGATTTGCTTTGGTTTGTTTGTCGTATTTTAAAGCTTTTTCCACCACACAGGTGAATTTATAAGTATGCACTTGAAACTGCTATCTCAGAACTTTTGAGACTTTCGAGtataaaaatgcaaacaacATTTCAAATCGCCCCAAGTGCGGTGCGTAGAGCTTTAATTGTCGGTTGTGTGCGCGGGAGCTCAGAATTATTAGATTCACTAAAAGTTTCCTTGAAATCGCTTGAAAAACTTGTTGCGAATTAGGCCAGTTGCAAATAAGTTGTGTGACTAAAAAACCTGTGTATTTTCAAAGTAAGTTATGAATTTCGGGCTACAAAATTGGATATTTTAAGTTGAAATAGTCAGATGTTCTTAAAAGAACCCCACTTCTTATAGAAGTATATAGAAATTGTAGTCTTCATAAAGCTTATTATAAAAATCTTTGCTAGCCAATTTTTAGTGTCATATTTGCTGGCCGAAAAGGTATTCTACTTGGCTTTATATAATTACTATAAGCGTATCATAAACCCTCCTTGTAATGCTCCCATATCATAACTAATTGTAATTCGCGTTGGAATGGAAAAGATAATGGCTGCTAAAAATAATTAAGGCGGCTGGTTTAATAGAATCTAGGTAAACATGGGTAGCAAAACACTCTAGATTACTTTGAAACCATCGACCATTTCAAATGCGATCGAGATAAGATAATGCTGAGGGCACTGGCACTTGATAAATAGTTCAAGCGATTTATTTCAGAGTGGCGATTCCCATTGCATCGACATCGCCAAGATGGTGTTGACCGAGGTCCTCTTCGTGGTGGTCGCCGCCCTAGTGGCGCTCTACACGTGGTTCCAGCGCAACCATAGCTATTGGCAGCGCAAGGGCATACCCTATATCCCGCCAACACCGATCATTGGCAACACCAAGGTGGTCTTCAAGATGGAGAACTCCTTTGGCATGCACCTGTCGGAGATTTACAACGATCCGCGGCTGAAGGACGAGGCTGTGGTGGGCATCTACTCCATGAACAAGCCCGGCTTGGTTATACGCGACATAGAGCTGATCAAATCCATTCTGATCAAGGACTTCAATCGGTTCCACAACCGATACGCCCGCTGCGATCCACACCGCGATCCCTTGGGCTATAATAACCTGTTCTTCGTCAGGGATGCCCATTGGAAGGACATTCGCACCAAGCTCACTCCCGTTTTCACCAGCGGCAAGGTCAAGCAGATGTATATCCTGATGCAGGAGGTAAGGATTTGTTTTGGAACTTCTTTATTCTTATAGAGGattaaacatacatatatgctgTGCAGATTGGAAACGATCTGGAGCTGGCACTGCAGAGGCATGGCGAGAAGAACTCGGGGAGTTTCATTACGGAGATTAAGGAGATCTGCGCCCAGTTCTCCACGGACAGCATAGCCACGATTGCATTTGGCATCCGCGCCAACAGCCTGCAGAATCCCAACGCAGAGTTCCGTAACTACGGACGCAAGCTGTTCACCTTCACCGTAGCCCGTGCCAAGGACTTCTTCGTGGCCTTCTTCCTGCCCAAGCTGGTGTCGCTGATGCGCATCCAGTTCTTCACGCCGGACTTCTCCCACTTCATGCGCAGCACCATTGGTCACGTTATGGAGGAGCGAGAGCGATCGGGCCTGCTCCGCAATGATCTGATTGATGTCTTGGTGAGTCTGCGCAAAGAGGCGGATGCCGAGCCTTCGAAGCCTCACTATGCCAAGAACCAGGACTTCCTGGTGGCCCAGGCAGGCGTGTTCTTTACGGCGGGATTCGAGACCTCCTCCTCGACCATGTCCTTTGCCCTGTACGAGCTGGCCAAGCATCCAGAGATGCAGCAACGCCTGCGCGAGGAGATCAACGAAGCTTTGGTGGAGGGCGGTGGGTCATTGAGCTACGAGAAGATCCAGTCCCTGGAGTATCTGGCCATGGTGGTGGACGAGGTGCTGCGCATGTATCCGGTGCTGCCGTTCCTGGACCGCGAGTACGAGAGTGTGCAGGGACAGCCGGACTTGAGCCTGAAGCCGTTCTACGACTATACTCTCGAGAACGGAACCCCTGTGTTCATACCCATCTATGCACTGCATCATGATCCAAAGGTATTCCATCCTATTGAGAAGTTCATAAGACCCCTCTCTAACTATCTGGTTCTCCCTAGTACTGGACCAATCCCCGCCAGTTCGATCCCGAGCGCTTCTCACCCGCGAACCGCAAGAACGTAGTGGCCATGGCATATCAACCCTTCGGATCTGGGCCACACAACTGCATTGGCAGCCGGATTGGCCTGCTCCAGAGCAAGCTGGGCCTGGTCAGCCTGCTGAAGAATCACTCGGTGCGCAGCTGCGAGGCCACCATGAAGGACATGAAATTCGATCCCAAGGGTTTCGTGCTCCAGGCGGATGGCGGCATCCATTTGGAGATAGTCAACGATCGCCTCTACGAGCAGAGCGCTCCATCGATCCAATGAATCTGAATCGCATGAACTTTGTGATCTGTAGTACACGTAtggatacatacatatatggaaTAAGTGATTAGTTGGATGGGGTAATCGCCTTCTGACAGCTGGCATTCGCCTGAGTTGTGATGCACATTATACAATAATCCGTGTGTCAGAAGCGGCGCCTGGTCTactaaataaaaacaaaatcattaTCTAATTACATTTAATCTGCGTGCTGAGCAGCTAGCTACTCAATTGCGCCaccaataaataaatgcaataaatgcAATCTTCACGATTATAAATCCAGTGCAAAGGCATCTCCAAAATGTAACAATAAACCAATAGCTCCCATCTGGGGATCTGGGGAATAAGTAGAGTCTATACAGATGAGTTTGGATCTAAAGatgtattatatatgtatattcgcCGGCGATGGAACACGCAATTTGCCAATCAAATTGCCTTTAAGATGCGACACCAGCTCAATTTTTAACCCCCAAACACGCGACTGCGGTGCTTAGTTTCCATTCAGTTGTTGTTGGCTCCATAGGCTCCGCACCAAGGAAAGAAGTATCCAGATAATCCCATATCCCATATCCAGGTGAGTTAGACGCCCAAAGGATCGCGAACCAGTCTAAGGTGAATGCCGCCCTTGGCTTGGGTTATGATGGCCTTGGGGTCCAGCTGCATGCGATGGGGTGTGCGCTCCGAGGTGGTTATCATGTGGTTGCGCAGCAGGTAAACCAGACCCACCTTCGCCTGGAGATAACCAAAACGTTCGCCGATGCAGCCATGCGGACCCAGGCCGAAGGGCATGTAGGTGTAGGGCGTGTGGAGCTTGCGATTCTCGGGGGAGAATCTTTCAGGCAGGAACTTTCGCGGTTGAGGAAAGTACTGGAAAAGGGAAATCCCTAGATATTGTATCCAAAAGAAAGAGTATCCTCTCAACCCACCTGGGGATCCATGTGCAGGGCATAGCAGGGTATGTAAACGGGCATGCCCTTGGGCACCACGAACTTGTTGTGGAACGGCGCCAGCGCGTAATCCTTCCCAGAAGTGCACTCGCGATCCAAAAACGGCAGTGGCGGATACATGCGCAGCACCTCCAGCAGAATCATCTGCATGAATTCTAGTGACTCGATCATCTTTAGCGTCACCTGACCCCCACTTTCGATCAGTGCGTCTTTGATCTCCTCGCGCAGGCGCTGCTGTACGTCCGCATCTTTGGCCAACTCGTACATCGCGAATGCCATGGTCGAGGAGGAGGACTCAAAGCCGGCGGTGAAGAAGAGTACAGCCTGGGCAACCAGGATGTCGCCCTCGAACACAAATTGATCCTTGATCCCCAATTCCTTCGCCATCTGCGTGCTCCTACGGAACTCAATGAGAATGTCGATGAGATCGTTGCGTTTCCGTCCGGATTTCTCTCGCTCCGACATCACATAGTTTATGGTCTTGCGCAGGAAAAGAGTGGCCTCCGCCGGCACCACCTTGAACCTAAGTAACGGAACCAGGTGGGGCAGGAAAAACACCACAGTGAACTCCGCCGCACGCCGCAGGTTGAACTCGAACACAGATCGTCCATGGCGGCGGAACTCGCACTTCGGATCCGTGAAACTGTTGGCACTCACTCCGTACGCCACTGTGGCTATCACATCCGTGGTGTAGAGAGCACACAGCTCCTTGGCCTCCATGTCGAAGCAGCGCATCCGCTCGTTGTGCAGCGGCTGCTGGCGGAGATGGGCATCCAAGCTGGCGCCCACCTCCTCGATCAGGGGAAACATCTGCTTCAGTCGATTGCCGGTGAAGAAGGGCGATAGCTTCAAACGCACCTCCTTCCAGGCGGGATTCTTCAGGAAGAATATGTTCTGGGATCCCAAAGGATCGCCCTTGGAGTCGGAGTTCGAGTACCGGTTGGAGAATCCAGCGAAGTCCTTGACCAGGATATTCCTCACCATTTCGGGGTCTCTCAAAAGCAACGCCGGCTTGTGGAACACATGGATGCCCACGAAGGGTTCTTTTTCCGCATCGGGATGATTATACAATTGGCATATAAATTCCGCGGGACTCATCCGCATGTTGAGCAGTCCCATCAGGTTGCCCACTATCCATTTGGGCCTTATTTCACGTACTCCCATTCGCCGCCAATAGGAGTAATGCTGCTGCAGCGCCAGAAAGGCAATCCCTATTAGGGATGCCACGAGGATCAGCAGTACCAGTTCCATGCTAACGCCACCAAACGAAGTGTCCAACTGGCTCAAAAATTGCCAGCATCACTTGGTTAAAGCTTTGCTGAAGCGGAAACTCTAGTATGGGATCATCAAGATGATCCTGAGTGCGGTGAATGAATCTATTTGTGAATGGAAGTGCTCGTCGAGATGCTAAGTGGGTCAGGTTCAAATCATGCATATGGAAATGCGTTTTTTGGCGGTCGCGAACAAGGTCTCCTCATTCATTTTAGCTGGCTTTACCagcattatatatatttcatagTAATAATATTCCAACTTATATCTTATAGACACCATGCTGCTCATCTGGCTGCTATTGCTCACCATTGTGACACTTAATTTTTGGTTGAGACACAAGTACGACTACTTCAGGAGTCGTGGGATTCCGCACCTGCCACCCTCCTCCTGGTCACCAATGGGCAATCTGGGACAACTTCTATTCCTGCGCATTTCTTTTGGAGATCTCTTTCGGCAGCTCTACGCAGATCCACGAAATGGTCAGGCGAAGATAGTTGGCTTCTTCATATTCCAAACGCCGGCGCTTATGGTTCGGGATCCGGAGCTGATCCGCCAGGTGTTGATTAAGAATTTCAACAACTTTCTCAACCGATTCGAATCGGCGGACGCCGGAGATCCCATGGGTGCACTGACGCTACCGCTGGCTAAGTACCATCACTGGAAGGAGAGTCGGCAGTGCATGTCCCAGCTCTTCACCAGCGGCCGTATGCGGGATGTCATGTACCGCCAAATGTTGGATGTGGCCATCGACCTGGAGCAGTACCTGAACAGGAAGCTGGGGGATCGGCTGGAGCGCGTTCTGCCACTGGGTAGAATGTGCCAGTTGTACACCACCGACGTGACTGGGAATCTCTTTTACAGCCTCAATGTCGGCGGATTGCGTCGTGGGCGATCCGAGTTGCTAACTAAAACCAAGGAACTATTTCACACCAATCCTCGCAAGGTTCTGGACTTCATGAGTGTATTCTTTCTGCCCAAGTGGACGGGTCTGCTGAAGCCCAAAGTTTTTACCGAAGACTACGCGCGCTATATGAGGCACTTGGTAGAGGATCATCACGAGCCCACCAAAGGAGATCTCATCAATCAATTGCAGCACTTTCAGTTGAGCCGCTCATCCAACCACTATTCCCAGCATCCGGACTTTGTTGCCTCGCAGGCGGGCATTATACTGCTGGCCGGATTTGAAACATCCTCAGCCCTGATGGGATTCACTCTCTATGAGCTGGCCAAGTCGCCGGATATTCAAGAACGACTGAGGAGGGAGCTACGAGAAGCCTTCAACTCCACTGCTACGCTAAGCTATGACACACTGATGACTCTGCCCTATCTCAAAATGGTGTGTTTGGAGGCACTGCGTCTCTATCCGGCTGCTGCTTTCGTCAACAGAGAATGCACCAGTTCAGCATCCGAGGGATTCTCTCTGCAGCCACATGTGGATTTCGTAATTCCACCAGGGATGCCAGCATATATCTCAATACTCGGCCTCCACCGCGATGAAAGGGTAGGATTAAAACCAAATGTGATCATAATCCTAACTTACTTATGACAATCCAAATTCCAGTTTTGGCCGGAGCCCTGCCTCTTTGATCCCCAGAGATTCGCTCCGGAGCGGTCTAGGCACATTCACCCGATGACCTACATACCCTTTGGAGATGGTCCACATGGCTGCATTGGTAGTCGCCTGGGCGTCCTCCAACTGAAACTGGGCATAGCGCAcattttaaaacaatattgGGTTGAGACTTGTGAGCGAACAGTGTCGGAGATTCGCTTCAATCCAAAGTCCTTCATGTTGGAGTCTCAGAATGAGATATACCTAAGATTCTGCAGGAGTAGTTTGTAGAGTTATAGGCATCCTAAAACAATCGGCTGTGATATGTAATCACCTTTGTTCCTATAATCTAAAGAGAACCCTAATGTTCCGAAAACTTTGAACTTAAAACGAAACTGAAAGTATTTATGATAGTATATTTAAGGTTTCTTTACACTCCTGGATCAATGAATCACAATAGAAAATTATCTTCATTCAAGTTGCTTAATGAGTTTTGCCAAAGTTAGATGTTTTATTTCAACGCTACCCCCTTTTATTAAATCTACCCAAGGCAGGTTTTTTGGCCACGCACACATCCTTATTTTCATATGACTTAATTCTGTGCATTCAACTTGCTAAGCTTCTCTTCGATGTCCTTGATGCGACACCGGATTTCCGGCGCCGAATCGCGCTGGAACTTTTCCAAATTCGACTCAAAGCTCTGCTTGATCAACTTCAGTGGCTGCTGGTTTCCGTTTCCACTCAGCCGCTTGATCAGCATAAGAACGATGTTGAGCGCCTCCTTTTTCAAACCGGAATGAGGAACTCCAGCGGCAAGAGCAACTGCAGCCAAAACATCTGTGCAAATCTTCTCGACAATGGCCTCTCGTGTTTTTGGCGCCGGATCCTCTGTCTTGATCTTCTTCTCCTGGTTTATCTGCGGCAGATCGGGCAATTGAGCAGACTCATCGAAGACATGGAGCCGTTCGATATACTTGGTGAGTGCTGCCAGCAGACTGACCTGCACTGGGCGAGTGCTCTCCGCCAGAATGCTCGTACAGTTTTCGGCAAAGAAGAGTTGGTAGCGGTGCTGCGTCTCGATGGAGTGACGCGGCCATGATTTGCCCAGTGTCTCCCACACAACCTCCTTTAGTCGATTGAGTGTTTGAGCCCGCTTGTTGCGCTCGTCGGCAGACAGTTCCTTACTGGTGCTGGGCTCGTCCTCGTCGTCGGACTCCTTGCGCAGCTCCTTTTTTTCCAGCAGGTTCCAGCTCATGTTGTACACTTCTTCAAAGCGATCCGCCTCCAGTTGATCGAGAATTTCGCCAAGAGAAGCCAGGGCCATGGTGCGATAAACGGGTTCCCTCTTTCTTGCTTCCCTCATGGCGGCGTCGATGATGTTGGAACAGATTTGATGGTTCCGATCCAGTCCTTTGGTGAGTCTGGCCAAAGCTTGTAACAGCCGCTCTTTGCCCTCAAAAGTGCGTCCTTGCAGACCGCTTAGGAGGAGTTTGATCAGCCTCAATCGGTCGGGCTCATCCAAGGAGCTACTTAGGCGAGTGGCTATCGTTTGGATCGCATTCGCTGCCTGCGCTTTACGCGACCAGCTGGCATCGGTGAGAGATGACTCCAGTTTGGGTATAATCACATTTAGATTGAGACGGATGCCCGCGTCACCTGGGCTAACGTCGTTCCACAGATCCTTCCACAGCTCGACATTAGATTTCGTCTCTTCATTGGGCTCTTCATGCATGGCAAAGAAGATCAGCGGCAACATACTGTCCATGTAGTCCTTGAGTAGTTCATGGTGCCGCTTGTTAATGGACTGAATGGTAAGTGCAATGGAGCGATTTCCTGGCTGCTCGGCATACAACTCTTCCAGCTTAGTGAATAGACTTTTGATCGACTGCTCTTTAGCCAAGCCCAACAGGTGGCCAATGGCACTGGCGTTGTACTTGCGCACAGTGGCGTTGCGATCCTTGATGCCCACAAAGCAGGCACGAATGTATTTTCCCACCAAAGGTGTCATCTCTTTGCCTAAGCGAATGCTaatctgtaataatataatgtTGTAAACGATTTAaatctactatttattatgcATACCTACCAGACAAACAAAATGCGCACAGCCAATCTTGGTTCCGAGGTTGACACTACCCTTCATGAGCTCCAGCACTTCGGGCGTCATCTTCTCCAAAACGTTATAGTCGATATAACGCACACATTTCCCAATGGTTTCCATGGTATGAAGCGACTTGGCAGCCTCCGCTCGTAGCGTATCCACCGCCTCCTGGGCCTCATTGTCCGCACCCAAGCGAGTGGATACATAGGAGAGCTTGGTGTTCTCCAACTCGCCAGTGGCTCGTAGCAGGCAGGGAATCAGGGTGGCGAGATGCGGGGCAATTAGCGATCCCGAGGAATCAATCATGTCGGAGATGGTCTTGATGCTAACTCTACGTATCTCGGGCACCTTGTGACCCACTCCGGTTTCTAGCAAAAATGGCAATGTCGATGATGCTACGGCTGTCCCGGATTTGCCATGATCCGATGACGATGCGATGACACACAGCTTGCCGAGGAATGAGGCAGTTCCGTTTGCAGCGACCCGTGTGCCCTCATGAATGTCATCCATCACACGAAACAGTTGGAACCATAGCTCTTTCAGCTCCGGCTCAGGAACCTCATCCACTTCCATACTGTTAGCGGGGAGAGCACGACGAACCTGCTCCTCTGAGCGTAGCTTAAGACCGTTGGGACGCTTCAGGAGATCTCTTACTGCCAGGCAGCAGGCGATTCGCACTCGCCACTCCTTGCAAGTGAGATTGTCCAGCAGCTCACGCAATATTTCCCAGTAGTAACGCTCGGTCACTTCCTTTGAGTCAGTCACAATGGTATCCCAAATGGAGATCATCGAGTTCTGAATTTTGGGTGTGGGATCGTACTTGTACCGATATAGGCGCGGAATGATCTTGCCCAGATATGGCTGCATCTTCTGCCTGGACTCGGCAGAGAGGGTTTTCAGTCCAAAAGCAGCACCCAGTTTGCTGGTCCATGTGGCATTATGATTGGCCAGCTGCATGAACTGATAGATCATGTCCGGCTGATTGAGATCGGACGCCAGGGAGCACAGCTCCTTGTAGGTAGTGATGTTGCCTCCCGTCGGAGTTTTACCCAGCATTCCTTCGGCAAAGAGTTCAGTGTCTGGGGATACTTGATTGACCTTTCGTTTTCCTCCAATCAGTTGATCCAACAGCGAGTTTGCCAAATCACTTTGGCTTCCAGAATCCGATAGTGAGTAGACCAGTCCCAGGCCCCTGGAAGCCACGTCCTGAACAAACTCTGACAAAGGAACATATAAAGTTTATAAACTTTGCACAAAATATTGAAGTGATTAATAACCTACCGCTATCATCTGAAAGAAGTTCGGTGAAAGCGAACTGCAACAGCTCTTTTTTGGCCAATACAGCTGGACGTTGGCTGCAGTGCTTCACCACAGCTAGAAGCCACACGGATATTGCCTGACGGGAATGCGGATTGGGATCGGTGACCAGACGTATTAGCGAGTTCAGGAAATGATCAAAGTCGCCATCGTTGCAGTGCTTATTAACAAACTTCTCATCGGGTGGCCCCTTGTTCACATCATAGCCACAAAGCGTGTTTACGATCGCTTCCGAAATGGCTATGTTTAGAGCAGCATCCTTATTAATCTTGGTCAGGGCAAGAAACTTCTCCAAGTTGCGCTTGGTGAAGTGTTCGCCGTCGCCAATGGCCAGATATCCGAGACATCTGGCTGAGTCCTCACGAATCTTCTGACGCGCTGAGGAGCTTCGCAGTAATTGAAAGACGACGCCAAAGATAACAAGCTTTGTCGAGGAATCTATGCTCGTATACTCGGTCatctcctcgtcgtcgtcgtctcCATCGTTGGATGGAACCTGGATCTCCACGGGGACGTTTGGTATTTCCACAGCCTTGCCGATCATGGAGATGCATTTCACTGCTGCCGACACCAGCAACCATTGGGATTCACAGAGGGATTTTGCTGGATAAAAACGAAGATACATGCATTTTTGGATGTTCCTTAAATGTCGTGGCGATAACTTACAGAT
This genomic interval from Drosophila mauritiana strain mau12 chromosome 2R, ASM438214v1, whole genome shotgun sequence contains the following:
- the LOC117137689 gene encoding probable cytochrome P450 6t3 is translated as MLLIWLLLLTIVTLNFWLRHKYDYFRSRGIPHLPPSSWSPMGNLGQLLFLRISFGDLFRQLYADPRNGQAKIVGFFIFQTPALMVRDPELIRQVLIKNFNNFLNRFESADAGDPMGALTLPLAKYHHWKESRQCMSQLFTSGRMRDVMYRQMLDVAIDLEQYLNRKLGDRLERVLPLGRMCQLYTTDVTGNLFYSLNVGGLRRGRSELLTKTKELFHTNPRKVLDFMSVFFLPKWTGLLKPKVFTEDYARYMRHLVEDHHEPTKGDLINQLQHFQLSRSSNHYSQHPDFVASQAGIILLAGFETSSALMGFTLYELAKSPDIQERLRRELREAFNSTATLSYDTLMTLPYLKMVCLEALRLYPAAAFVNRECTSSASEGFSLQPHVDFVIPPGMPAYISILGLHRDERFWPEPCLFDPQRFAPERSRHIHPMTYIPFGDGPHGCIGSRLGVLQLKLGIAHILKQYWVETCERTVSEIRFNPKSFMLESQNEIYLRFCRSSL
- the LOC117137688 gene encoding probable cytochrome P450 6g2; amino-acid sequence: MELVLLILVASLIGIAFLALQQHYSYWRRMGVREIRPKWIVGNLMGLLNMRMSPAEFICQLYNHPDAEKEPFVGIHVFHKPALLLRDPEMVRNILVKDFAGFSNRYSNSDSKGDPLGSQNIFFLKNPAWKEVRLKLSPFFTGNRLKQMFPLIEEVGASLDAHLRQQPLHNERMRCFDMEAKELCALYTTDVIATVAYGVSANSFTDPKCEFRRHGRSVFEFNLRRAAEFTVVFFLPHLVPLLRFKVVPAEATLFLRKTINYVMSEREKSGRKRNDLIDILIEFRRSTQMAKELGIKDQFVFEGDILVAQAVLFFTAGFESSSSTMAFAMYELAKDADVQQRLREEIKDALIESGGQVTLKMIESLEFMQMILLEVLRMYPPLPFLDRECTSGKDYALAPFHNKFVVPKGMPVYIPCYALHMDPQYFPQPRKFLPERFSPENRKLHTPYTYMPFGLGPHGCIGERFGYLQAKVGLVYLLRNHMITTSERTPHRMQLDPKAIITQAKGGIHLRLVRDPLGV
- the LOC117137686 gene encoding proteasome-associated protein ECM29 homolog, with protein sequence METGPNAEIELLERVLLRLGNADSDEKLEAAVGKFLTPVILKMNSPHNAVRTKVVEVLTHIKRRLSSRGHVQIPVEALLDQYAAQDSSTFLKNFAIIFITMGFPRLAVEQQTALASKVVGCEDKLESYQDKLFALLLPILSDIKIPDDPEQRSKLLDLQDKPAICANFLALLQDVLLLPYGITQEQDVPPGLSPYSFTRIIAYNWRAEELEKVKKGIVRFLCASVFSDLQIFVPLVVASADTRFSVATPAITELSKLCTMLDFSNPAVTAPLYTLFAGNQSKLTDRQTRPCCARVRQKLLQYLIKCRGKSINVTKGLQVTFDGFFGTNTNQKCKVLALQFMELVLREGPRELVSKVSKVILTGITKIIGRDSNEPNDVQNAAYSALAQHARSFPQDVSQDLKLVLGYFNNLASCAPELHSSIREALVSMAPAFAWKTKEKSDAMEVDENIDSSSVKLDGQQHLLLAMLLDNAESKVQIVQNVTSVFLTSCYPEYYAPARYLLLLIAGERNSLRENVTTYLYGTSKKDHVNYSMLSSIDQAKNRISSESISDFNHLSLEQRRVLLPSFEVMMSHVHEMADKRLKKNTACVVVGRTKLPYSLEVYEEILDYLRLCLWYSAGVVAAPGDEKYTHELRKYITLHYDDTEDNALHKYMQFVQRSVEAKRSESNLICLYDLLNAAPELFAAKQLHLLEPLGNTLKDVSETMRINVAQVYGILWAFGLSDEKFDEEVGECLNSLTQKTLEHKHGWLLVVGHTFNRKIAMLKQENKTKDFAAWPQFVNAVKIISKSLCESQWLLVSAAVKCISMIGKAVEIPNVPVEIQVPSNDGDDDDEEMTEYTSIDSSTKLVIFGVVFQLLRSSSARQKIREDSARCLGYLAIGDGEHFTKRNLEKFLALTKINKDAALNIAISEAIVNTLCGYDVNKGPPDEKFVNKHCNDGDFDHFLNSLIRLVTDPNPHSRQAISVWLLAVVKHCSQRPAVLAKKELLQFAFTELLSDDSEFVQDVASRGLGLVYSLSDSGSQSDLANSLLDQLIGGKRKVNQVSPDTELFAEGMLGKTPTGGNITTYKELCSLASDLNQPDMIYQFMQLANHNATWTSKLGAAFGLKTLSAESRQKMQPYLGKIIPRLYRYKYDPTPKIQNSMISIWDTIVTDSKEVTERYYWEILRELLDNLTCKEWRVRIACCLAVRDLLKRPNGLKLRSEEQVRRALPANSMEVDEVPEPELKELWFQLFRVMDDIHEGTRVAANGTASFLGKLCVIASSSDHGKSGTAVASSTLPFLLETGVGHKVPEIRRVSIKTISDMIDSSGSLIAPHLATLIPCLLRATGELENTKLSYVSTRLGADNEAQEAVDTLRAEAAKSLHTMETIGKCVRYIDYNVLEKMTPEVLELMKGSVNLGTKIGCAHFVCLISIRLGKEMTPLVGKYIRACFVGIKDRNATVRKYNASAIGHLLGLAKEQSIKSLFTKLEELYAEQPGNRSIALTIQSINKRHHELLKDYMDSMLPLIFFAMHEEPNEETKSNVELWKDLWNDVSPGDAGIRLNLNVIIPKLESSLTDASWSRKAQAANAIQTIATRLSSSLDEPDRLRLIKLLLSGLQGRTFEGKERLLQALARLTKGLDRNHQICSNIIDAAMREARKREPVYRTMALASLGEILDQLEADRFEEVYNMSWNLLEKKELRKESDDEDEPSTSKELSADERNKRAQTLNRLKEVVWETLGKSWPRHSIETQHRYQLFFAENCTSILAESTRPVQVSLLAALTKYIERLHVFDESAQLPDLPQINQEKKIKTEDPAPKTREAIVEKICTDVLAAVALAAGVPHSGLKKEALNIVLMLIKRLSGNGNQQPLKLIKQSFESNLEKFQRDSAPEIRCRIKDIEEKLSKLNAQN
- the LOC117137687 gene encoding cytochrome P450 6g1: MVLTEVLFVVVAALVALYTWFQRNHSYWQRKGIPYIPPTPIIGNTKVVFKMENSFGMHLSEIYNDPRLKDEAVVGIYSMNKPGLVIRDIELIKSILIKDFNRFHNRYARCDPHRDPLGYNNLFFVRDAHWKDIRTKLTPVFTSGKVKQMYILMQEIGNDLELALQRHGEKNSGSFITEIKEICAQFSTDSIATIAFGIRANSLQNPNAEFRNYGRKLFTFTVARAKDFFVAFFLPKLVSLMRIQFFTPDFSHFMRSTIGHVMEERERSGLLRNDLIDVLVSLRKEADAEPSKPHYAKNQDFLVAQAGVFFTAGFETSSSTMSFALYELAKHPEMQQRLREEINEALVEGGGSLSYEKIQSLEYLAMVVDEVLRMYPVLPFLDREYESVQGQPDLSLKPFYDYTLENGTPVFIPIYALHHDPKYWTNPRQFDPERFSPANRKNVVAMAYQPFGSGPHNCIGSRIGLLQSKLGLVSLLKNHSVRSCEATMKDMKFDPKGFVLQADGGIHLEIVNDRLYEQSAPSIQ